The genomic segment TGCAAGCCATTGTTTTCAAAAAGAATCGCGTCAGGTGCTGCAGTATCACCGAGGCAACCTTTCAACTGCGCTGCGTTGGCAAGGCCAGTGGTCGAGCCATCGGCCAGAGTCACTTCCAACTGGCCATCAACGATGACGTAAGCCGTAGTGCCTGCATGGGAACCCGTCGTCAGCGGGATAGCCTGATTCAGGAAATCGCGGGCATAAGCAATCACCTTGTTGCCACGGACTTCGTTGTAGCCTGTGCCCTTTTCTGCGCCACCTTCTTCAGCAATCACATTGGTGCCGTACAGACCATCGTACAGAGATCCCCAACGGGAGTTGGCAGCATTCAGCGCAAAGCGGGCGTTCATGACAGGAACCACCAGCTGCGGGCCAGCCATCTGACCGATTTCCGGCTCGACGTTGCGGGTTTCTGCTTCAAACTGCTCTGCCTGGGGTAACAGGTAGCCAATAGCTTGCAGGAATGCTTTGTATTCTTCCGGGTTGTGTGGCTGACCCTTGCGTTCGGTATGGTACAGGTCGATTTTGGCTTGCAGATCGTCACGCTTGACCAGCAACTCACGGTTTTTTGGTGCCAGATCGTTAACCACCGCATCAAATCCGGCCCAGAAAGTATCGACGTTAACGCCGCTACCAGGAATTGCCTTTTCATTTACGAAGTCATACAGGGCTTGGGCAATCTGAATGCCACCCTTCTGCACGTATCCAGTCATCTTTGGGCCTCTATGGTCATAGTAAACTCCGGGAAAAACACCCAAGGGGTAGCCGGAGCAACTCAGGAGCTGGCGGACTATTTTGCCCGCTTATGTTTATACAGTCGGCGAGTATAGCCGCCTGGCCCACACTCTGATAACCGGTATGAAGGACATACTTGCCATTCATCAAACAAATAAAAGATAACGGTATAAATAAAGGCCCCGCCACCGCCACAAAACAAACTGACACACCATCAATCAGTGCCGGGCTGATCGTTGCTTCAGTACCGTTGTCATACGCGGCACCAGCCAATGTGCAAACACACCACCCAGCGCACCAATCACGCTACCCAGAGAAATATCCAGCAAGCGGGTAAAAACCAGCTCGTTCATTTCCAGGCCATGACTGGCGACTCCGGCAAAAATCACCGTCAGTGGCGTAATAAAAATAACGGCATAACCGTAATTCCTGGGGATCAGCATCTCGATCACAAAACTGAGAATCACGATAGCAGCCGTCAACATCCACGGCCCATCAATCAGCTTGAACAGCAGAAAGGCTAACACCATCCCCACGGCCGTACCGGCTATCCGGTGAATCTTGCGGAGCCAGACCATACGCAAATTGGCACCTTGCATAATCGCCGCACAGGAAATAGGCACCCAGTACGGATTGTGCATACCAATTTCATGGGCAAACCAGTAGCCACCGCCAACAAAGATGCCCATCAAGGCGGAATGCAACACCAGGGTACGGATGCCGTTCTGACTCAGCGGCTGCAAGTCCGCTGCCGCCACCGGTGCCGGAAACAATAACGAATAAACAAACGCAAACAGACAGGTTGCCATACTGCCCATCACCAGCAGACCAATACGCTCAGGAATAGCCGCTGGTTCGTGAGGTACTACCGTCGCGATGGCGGCCAGCATAATAAAAAAGAAATTTCCCGGCGGCGCGATCCTGAAATACCCGGCAACAAGACTGACCAGAAATGCCGTCACCGCCAGCACGGCGGCAGAGACCAACGGATGGACACTGCCCCACAAACCAAGGAAAAAGCAAAACGCGAAACCACACGTACAGGCAGCCAGCGTCAGCATTCGCTGTGCGATACCGGACGTCGGCAGATACAAGATAATGGCCGACCCCATCACCGCCATCAGCCCTTGCTGAAAATTCCCCATCAAGGTGCCTACAAATGCCGGAAAGGCCATACAGATGCCGACCAACAGGCCATATCGATACGGCCTTGAGCTGGGGTTAAGAGCAAACAGGGAGCGTACAAACGAAGCATCGCGGGGGGTTGGCTGGGTTGGCATTCAATGATCCATTAGTGCGTATCAATACACATATTAACAAATCAACGGCCGCAAAACTGCATGATCCGTTGCAAGGCCGTCACGGCAACCAGAATGTCGCCACCAGCAACAATACCCGTCGTTTGATCACCACAAACACTTGCCGTCGATCAGGTCAGTATCGGCCAGCCATGGGTCACCTGTGGAAATCCGTATCACAGTGCGTTAACGGCCTTCGAGCCACTGCTGATTAACACGGGCATATTGTCGCGACAACGTAAGTGACATGTCATAACAAGCAGCCAACGCCTCGGCATCACACAACAGACTGGCATCTCCGGATGCCATTACCCGGCCATCGCGGAGCAGCATTACCCTGTCGGCCCAGGATGCTGCCAGTGCCACATCGTGCATAACAGCCAGCGCACCAATATTAGGGCCGACCATGGCAGCCACCTGATTCATTACCGCATGCTGATGCGCAGGATCCAGAGCCGAGGTGCATTCGTCAAGCAACAGATACGCTTGCTGACCACCGGATGGATATTGATAGTGCCAGAGCTGCAACAGCACCCGAGCCAGCTGCACGCGCTGCTTTTCACCGCCAGAAAGCTGGGGGTAAAGACGATTCCGCAAATGATGTACTTCCGTTGCTTTCATAACGTCCTGCTGCCAATCCAGGGTCTGCTGCTCATCCCCCCAGGGCGAACGCCCCATGGCCACCACCTGCCACACACGAAATGGAAACGCCAGTTCAACCTGTTGCGGCATCACCGCGATACGCTGCGCCCGTTGCCCCGGCAGCAAATCAGCCAGGTTGTCTGCCCCCAACCACACCTCCCCGCCATAATCGCTGTTTTCACCGCACAGACACGACAGCAAGGTTGACTTGCCAGCCCCGTTGGCACCCAGAATGGCCAGCTTTTCTCCGCTGCACAGCACCATGGAGGCAGATTCCAACAACGAGCAGCGTCCTTTTACCACCGACAGTGAATCAGCCCGTATCATCGTCGCTGACCGCCAGTCTGCTGTACTAACAACAACAGAAAGATTGGCCCACCCAGCAACGCCATCACCAGACCAACAGGCAAGTCGGCCGGTGCCATCCAGGTTCGGGCCAGCGTATCCGCCACCAATAAAAGTAATGCTCCACCCAGCGCCGACGCCGGAATCAGACCACGATGGTCAGACCCCATGACCATACGCAGCAAATGGGGAACGACCAGACCAACAAAACCGATAATCCCGGTGACAGCCACCCCGGCCCCCACCATCAGTGCTGCAAACGCCAACAACCAGCGTTTTGATCGCTGCACATCAAAACCCAGGTGTATCGCCACCTGCTCGCCCATCAGCAAGGCATTCAGTAGCCGCCGATAACGCAAGCTCAACAGCAGTGGCACCCCAATCAGCCCAGCCAGAGCCATCACATCCTGCCAACGACCGCTGGCCAGACTACCCATTGACCAAAACGTCATATCCCGCAGTTGCTGATCGTTTGCGGCATAGGTCAGCACCCCGGTCGCCGCTCCCGCCAGCACATTGATTGCCACACCGGCCAACAACAGCATACCAACCTGGGTTTGGCCGCCACGGGTACCCAACCGGTAAATCACCAACGTCACTCCCAGACCACCCATAAACGCCGCCAGCGGCAAAGCCAGCGGCCCGGTCAGTGAAACCCAGCCAGACAACAAGGATTGATTCAACACAATCACTGCGACCGCCGCCAACGCTGCACCACTGGATACACCGATCAGCCCAGGATCCGCCAGCGGATTACGAAACACCCCCTGGGTGATAACCCCTGCCACCGCCAGACCGGCTCCCACAATCATCGCCAGCAAGGCCCGAGGCAAACGTAACTCACGGACAACCCAGTCATTGGCAGACCCGGTCGGGGCCATACTGAGAGCCTGTCGAAGGCTGAACCAGACGTCAGTAATGGCAATAGACACCGGCCCAACCGTCAGGCCAAACAGAAAAACCACGACCAGCATCATACCCAGCCCCAGCAACACCAGCCGCTGACTGCCCGCGCCATAAGCCGACAACGACGCTCGACAACTGAATACGGCATCACTCAGCCGACGGGAATAAACCAGAGTGCGTGGCATCATCACATTCCTACAGCATGCTGTTTGCGAGCAATTTCAAACTGGCCCGAACGAGGATAAAGCAACGCCATCAGCTGCTGCATGGCCTCTGGCAAGCGCGGGCCAAAACCCAGCATCAAACTGACGTCCACCGAAAAAATACGATCATGCTGGCTTGCCGGAGTCATCGCCAGGGATTGCAAGACGGCTGTCGGCACTGCGGCTGCGCCGACTTGCGCCACAAAGACAACCTCAGGTGCGGCTTGCAGGGCACCTTCAGCACTGACCGGTTTATAACCGCTGTAACTCATCGCATTAGCGGCCCCCACCAGCTTCAGCATCGCATCGGCCTGGGTATTCTCGCCCGCAGCCATCATGCCTCGGCCACCAGCACCCAACAGAAACATCACCTGCGGGATCTCCTGCGGAGAGTCATTAACCGGTATTTGCTGTAGCAGCTCACGACTACGGGAGTCGATACGCTGCACCAGCGCCCGCCCTTCGGCCTCCTTACCAAGCGCCTCAGCAACCGAGGTAATCTTGTCGAGCACACCCTGCAATGAATAATTATTATCCACCCGGACAATCCGCACCCCGGCCTGCCGTAGCTGGGTAAATACCACCTCTGGGCCTGCGGCCTGCGTTGTCAGTACCAGGTCAGGCTGCATCGACAATATCCCTTCTGCCGAAAGCTGGCGCATATACCCGACATCGGGCAATTCAGTTGCCGCCTTAGGAAAACGACTGGTGGTATCCACCGCCACCAGCCGATCCTGGGCACCGAGCTGATAAATAATTTCGGTAATGGAACCATCAATGCTGACTACCCGCCGAGGCGTATCAACCGCACCATGCTTGTTATCGTCGTCAGCCCACGTCGGGGGAGAACACACGACCAGCAAACAACCCAGCCACCCAGCCACCACCGGCAGGACACATCCTGACAACACTCGCAGTTTAGCCATCAGGCGACTCCTTCTTGCTCCAGTACGTACTGCTGCTGCAACTCATCCAGCACAAAACGCCAGCCAGCCAACTCCTGCTGACCATTTTTACGTTCACCGAACATCAACGCCAGCTGGTTACCTTCCTGGTCGTACAGCTCCAGCGAGCTGACAATACCGTCCACTGTTGGTTTTCGTACCAGCCAGATCTGATCAATCAAGGTGAGTCTGGCGTGCAAACTAAACGTGTCATCCAGAATATTGAACCATTCACCAGTACGCACCAGATTGATCACCGGGCCGGTATGAATCTGGATTACACCATCGCTGCCAACAAACAACATGATCGACAGACCCACATCACGCGCCATCTCCAGGGCGGCGACAAATGCGTCCGGGGCCAATGCCCGCGCGTATTCCGTACCGATGACGTCATAGGCCGCGATTCGGCTCAGACCATATTTTTTCAATAACGCCTGAAAATGATGGACATCCTGCAGCGCTGACCAGTCTTGCCGCAAGGCCGTGACATCCAGGTCGGGCAAGGGAGCAGCATCGTTCGCGGCTGGCGCTGGCTCCACAACCATACCCGGGGTTTGAGCGGTGCTCTGGAACCGCTCCAGCAACTGAAAATACTGATCCAGATCCGAGGCGTCCGTCAGGTAGATTTTATGGATCGCGTCACCCTGAGCATTAAAGAACTGCAAGCTGCGGCGTACACCGGCGGTGGTTTCCGCTGCCACATCCTCAACCGCAAACCCATGGACAAAGCGGCTGAAAAAAATCCGCAGGTCAATTACCCCCAACGCCAGGCCCATATTGCCATTCACCGTCAGCCCCTGATATTGCCCGGTCTTCTCGTGCACCATGGCGTCATTACGAGTCAGCGCCATGACTTCGCCAAGCAACTCAATGTCGCGTAACAAGCGTTTGAAATCCCCTTCCAGACGCACGACCCGCCCTACTGATGGATTTTGTCCTATACGAGTGGTCAGCAACTCCCCTTCACTCACCCCCAAACGTAACGCCGCATCGCGGATACGTAATTTGGGTTCTTGCTGACACAGCATTTGCCATTGCCCGGACAACGCCTGAATACCGGTTACATTTGTCATGATTACTCTCCTGTCGACATCAACTGAAAACGGATTTCCGGACTGCCAGAAGCACCCAGACTGTAGTAGTCCGCCACTTGCAGGGTAAAATAATCAGCACTGTCATCCGTGCTATCGAGGTCAATCAGATAGGTGCGAAAGTTTGGCCACAACAAATGGCCTTCGTTAAGGTTGTAGGCATACCAGCTGTTGTCAGTAAACGGATTGGAACTGCTGTCGGCAGCGTAGTGCGCCGAGATATCGTAACTGTCAACCATCGTGGCGCTGGTATAAGCCGCCAGCTCTGTTGCCTCGATCGTGCCAAACACCGCGCCACTGCCAGCGCCGTAAACACCGCCATTAGTCCAGATATTGACCGCCCGAGTCGCAGTATCAATTTCATAACGAAGATCCCAATCACTGCCAGCATCATCGCAGTCCACCTCGGCCACAGCATCCAGATCCAGACACAACACCGTGGCATCGGTTGCCAGAGTCGCGCTGACCGTTTGTTCAGGCCCGGCAAACTGCACCGTGTCCGCCGCCTGAGAGGTAAAGCGAACCGTAATATCCGTGTAATTAGCCACATCCAGAAACACCTTGCTGTAAGTGCTGCCATCAGCATGACGCAACAGCCAGCCAACCGAGGTATTCGCCGCAATCTGGTGTGTAGTGGCATCGTAGACATACCAGTCCGACCAGGCCGGTTCATTGGCATCGGTACTGAAGCTCAAGGCTGTTGCGTCATAACTGACGGTCAGCGCTTCAGCCTCGGTATCGGCAACAGCATTGGTAAAGACCGATACATCAGCATCACCTTCCGAGTCGTAAAATTCTTCCTGGGCGTCAGCCAGCGCTACCTGAACAGTACCACTGCCGGAAACACCGCCATTCAGCTTGATGGCAGTACGGCGGAAAGCCAGTTGCCAGTCCGTCGAGGTGGCAGCCTCTACATCGGTCAAATCCAGCACGTCACCGGTCGCCAGGCTGACGTACTGCCAGGCATCATAATCGGCGGCGTTGATTTTCAGACTGGTGTAACTAACATCGGACTCGTCGGAATCTCCCGTCGATGCATCATTATCATTGTCGTCGCTGCTGCTACCGCAACTGGCCAGCAGCATTGCGGCAACCAGTACCGAAAGAGATTGATAGCGCTGTTTCATACACACTCCTTGAATAGCGTTGGTGTTATTGGATTGTTTTCATCGTCATTCCGATGGCCACAGGCATGGCCATATGCCGGTGACCACAGGCGCTGTCATTCACATCAGCGGATAGCGGATACAGCGCCAGTTATGGATCAGGATGGGTCAAAAGGTCAGTTCAACCCCCAGGTATGGAAAACGCCCGGTGGATGGCCGTCGGTCATAGGAATCACGGGGATCGCGGACGCTGTCAGCAAGATTATTGACCCCGGCATACCAACGCAGCGTCGGACTGAGACGCCAGTCACCTTTCAAATCCCATTGCCAATAGCCTGGCGACATGTGGTTCGCCGTACCGGCAGAGGAATCGGCAACTTCGGTATAAGAGGCACCGACGTACTCCGAGATCAGCGTCAGGCCAAGATCCGCAGAGACATCCCACAGCCACAACCCCTGAATATGATGACGCGAGCGATTCACCAGGGCTGCGCCGATTTCCAGATCACGGGCATCCAGCAACGAGTACGACAGCCGCTGTTGCAGCGCATCGGATATCTGCCACTGGGCCGACACATCCGCACCCCGTGTCATAGCGCTGGCAATATTGCTGTAGCGATAAATCACCACCGTGCCATCCTGCTCGGTCTCCCCCGTCGACACCGCTTCAATCAGATCCTTAATCTGATTGTGAAACGCCGACAACTCCAGGTGCAGGCGCTTGCCGTCGGTAATCATCGCCGACACCTGGACACTGCGAGTGTGTTCGGGCTGCAGCGTCTCGTTACCCAACACCTTGTAGCCATTGATGCTGTGATCAAAAATGTAATAGCGGTTTTTCAGATTCGGGACGCGATAACCAACCCCGATTGATTGACGTGTCTGAAGTTTCCAGTCTGTGCCCGACATCGAGAGCTGCCATTGCTGCCGACTCCCCAGCGTCGGCGATAGATACGGGCCAAAACCGCTGTCGTTCTGCCAGCGGATACCGGGTGACAATTCCAGTTCTTGCAGACCTGAGGCAGCGCCCTTGTCAGCAACGCCATTGTCGATAGACCGCGCCAGCGTCCCCTGCACAAACGCCTCAACACTGCGACGCTGTTCCTCCGGCACTTCATTAGTATCAACCAGGCAATAACCGCTACCCAGCTCAGTCGTGGTGGAGTTGCTGCCCACCCCGGAACAACTCAGTTTCATCTCCTTTTTTTGTTGCTCCAGTTGCTCACCAAAACCCTCCAGCCCCGTGACCAGCTGCAACGCCGTACGACCCAACAACATTCGGGGTGCCTGCCACTGCCCCATCAATTTGTATTGGCTGTAGTCCGCCGAGCGCCAGAGGTTACCGGCAACAATGTCGTCATCCACCGCCAACTGTGCGGTGTCGTCACGTTGCTGCTCATACAACATACTGGCTGACACCTGACCGACAGACAGTGACTGCTCGATATTGGCCGCCAGCCGCCAGCGTTGAAGATCCTCTTCCTTGATCCCGTCCTTATTGCTGGTGGTCAGCCGTCGACCGACCAGATCTTCACGATATTGCTCCACCCGTAGTACGGCATTCCCACCAGCCACCCCTGGCTCTGACGACCCCCAACGCTCCCGCCAGGAAGCCGCCAGAGTGGTTTTGGTGCCGTCAAAGCCATTACTGGTCCAACTGCCATCGTATAAATCGAAATCCGAGCTTTTACGCTGGTCGGCACTGAAACCCAGCTGGCGCGTGTCCGTCAGCGCCAGATCAGCCGCTGCCAGATAATGACGTTGTGGCAACCATTCATCCGACAGCTCCCGCGCCTCACCATAACTACCGGCATCCATCGCCAGCCGCAGCCGTGTCATACCTTCCACGTTCCGGGTAATGATATTGATCACTCCCCCCATCGCGGCGCTGCCATACAACGCCGAAGCAGCGCCTGGCATCATTTCAATATGGTCGATATCCAGCGACGACAGTTGCGACAGATCCACCGTCGACCCGGTTGTCGCCGATACCGGCATGCCATCCACCAGCACCAGCACCCGCTCGCCATCCAACCCCTGAACCTGAACCGCCTCACCGGTTTTACCGTGAATTTCCCGCAGCTGAATGCCTGGAATAACCCGTAACGCATCACGTACATCACGGCTGTGCAAACGCTGGATGGTTGCTTCATCCAGCAGCAAGGTTCGAAAAGGCGTATCGGCCAGGGGTCGTTGGGTACGCGATGCCGTCACCACCAGGGCATCGAGATAAAACACATCGTCTGCAGCCAACGCCGCAGACGCACGCTCCTCCGCCAACGTCACCGCAGAGAGAGAAGCAACCGACAGAAGACCAACCGCCAACCAAGCGAAATGCATTTTTTACCACACCCAAATAGGAATGATGATCATTATCCATAATTATCAATCAAATACAAATGCAAACCACTATCATTTTAATCGAAAGAAAAATAGCTTCCAGCACATTTTCCAGACCCGCTCTCTCACCGAGCCAGAACCTGCGCCACAAGCTCGACCACGGTGAGCAGCCATTGAAAAGAAAACGAAGAAAACGAAGAAAACGAAGAAAACGAAGAAAACGAAGAGAGGAGATGAATAAAACAAGAAAGATCAGCCCTGCAGGGCTGATCCTATAAACCAGTGAGCGCCATTAGTGCCGCCCGACCAGAAAAGTGCTGTTGCGCGTACTGATATGCTTACCCAGCCGAAATTCAAACTGCAGCCGGGTTTTCCCCTGTGCCGGGTTCAGGGCACAAACCCGATAGTTCTGCCAGCTCGCCTGACTCTGCGCCAGGTCGATACCCTCTGGCCCCAGCAACTCAAACTGACCTTCATTAGCACCGACAGCCACCAGCTCCCGCACGATCACCTGAACCTGGGTTTCTCCGGGTACAAAACCTTCCACCTTGAGCCGATAATCGTTACACACAGTGTCGTCCGGGCGAATACTGAACAGTTCGGTGCGGTCGCGCCGAACTTCCACCACCATCGCCGTTGCCTGTGTAAATACCCAGATCACCGCACCAACAGCCATCAGGGCAATGGCCCCGTACCCCAGCAACCGGCCACGGAACAACGGTGACGATTGCCCCTGCAACTGCCGCTCTGACGCAAAGCGAATCAGCCCTGGCGGACGCTCAAGCCGTGCCATAACGCCATCACAGGCATCAATACAGGCACCACAATCAATACAGGCTGCCTGCAAGCCATCACGAATATCAATCCCGGTCGGGCACACCTGTACGCACAAACTGCAATCGACACAATCCCCACCACTACTGTCTTGTCGACGGGCGCTGATACGTGGCTCGCCGCGTGCCGCGTCGTAACTGACGGTACGGGTATCCAGATCAAACATCACACTCTGAAAACGCGAGTACGGGCAGGCATGCAGGCAAATCTTTTCCCGTACCAGTCCGGCATTGGCATAAGTCAGCGCTGCCATAATAATGACCCAGAGCCACACGCCAGAGCCAAATTCCAGCGACACCAGCTCGGCAGTCAGCTCGCGCACAGGCACAAAGTAACCACTGAACGTCGCTGCCGTCGCCAGCGCCACAACCATCCAGACGCCATGTTTAACACCGCGCCGAAGCCAGTCGGTTACTGACAAACCCCGATTCTCCCGTTTGCGCACCACCCGAGCATCGCCTTCGATCAGATGCTCGATACGAATAAACAACCAGGTCCAGACACTTTGCGGACAAGCAAAACCGCACCACACTCGCCCCCAGGCCACCGCAGTAAAAAACAGCAGTGCC from the Candidatus Thalassolituus haligoni genome contains:
- a CDS encoding hemin-degrading factor; its protein translation is MTNVTGIQALSGQWQMLCQQEPKLRIRDAALRLGVSEGELLTTRIGQNPSVGRVVRLEGDFKRLLRDIELLGEVMALTRNDAMVHEKTGQYQGLTVNGNMGLALGVIDLRIFFSRFVHGFAVEDVAAETTAGVRRSLQFFNAQGDAIHKIYLTDASDLDQYFQLLERFQSTAQTPGMVVEPAPAANDAAPLPDLDVTALRQDWSALQDVHHFQALLKKYGLSRIAAYDVIGTEYARALAPDAFVAALEMARDVGLSIMLFVGSDGVIQIHTGPVINLVRTGEWFNILDDTFSLHARLTLIDQIWLVRKPTVDGIVSSLELYDQEGNQLALMFGERKNGQQELAGWRFVLDELQQQYVLEQEGVA
- the ccoG gene encoding cytochrome c oxidase accessory protein CcoG, producing MENIPIVALDSEPSTTKMAQVNGKFYVRLMAGHYQNLRRWLSWPLMAAFFLVVWLPWDGHPAVLFSSQERRIFLFGLNLSWHDLPLLSGMLIAAAALLFFTAVAWGRVWCGFACPQSVWTWLFIRIEHLIEGDARVVRKRENRGLSVTDWLRRGVKHGVWMVVALATAATFSGYFVPVRELTAELVSLEFGSGVWLWVIIMAALTYANAGLVREKICLHACPYSRFQSVMFDLDTRTVSYDAARGEPRISARRQDSSGGDCVDCSLCVQVCPTGIDIRDGLQAACIDCGACIDACDGVMARLERPPGLIRFASERQLQGQSSPLFRGRLLGYGAIALMAVGAVIWVFTQATAMVVEVRRDRTELFSIRPDDTVCNDYRLKVEGFVPGETQVQVIVRELVAVGANEGQFELLGPEGIDLAQSQASWQNYRVCALNPAQGKTRLQFEFRLGKHISTRNSTFLVGRH
- a CDS encoding HmuY family protein, which produces MKQRYQSLSVLVAAMLLASCGSSSDDNDNDASTGDSDESDVSYTSLKINAADYDAWQYVSLATGDVLDLTDVEAATSTDWQLAFRRTAIKLNGGVSGSGTVQVALADAQEEFYDSEGDADVSVFTNAVADTEAEALTVSYDATALSFSTDANEPAWSDWYVYDATTHQIAANTSVGWLLRHADGSTYSKVFLDVANYTDITVRFTSQAADTVQFAGPEQTVSATLATDATVLCLDLDAVAEVDCDDAGSDWDLRYEIDTATRAVNIWTNGGVYGAGSGAVFGTIEATELAAYTSATMVDSYDISAHYAADSSSNPFTDNSWYAYNLNEGHLLWPNFRTYLIDLDSTDDSADYFTLQVADYYSLGASGSPEIRFQLMSTGE
- a CDS encoding heme ABC transporter ATP-binding protein, which codes for MIRADSLSVVKGRCSLLESASMVLCSGEKLAILGANGAGKSTLLSCLCGENSDYGGEVWLGADNLADLLPGQRAQRIAVMPQQVELAFPFRVWQVVAMGRSPWGDEQQTLDWQQDVMKATEVHHLRNRLYPQLSGGEKQRVQLARVLLQLWHYQYPSGGQQAYLLLDECTSALDPAHQHAVMNQVAAMVGPNIGALAVMHDVALAASWADRVMLLRDGRVMASGDASLLCDAEALAACYDMSLTLSRQYARVNQQWLEGR
- a CDS encoding FecCD family ABC transporter permease; amino-acid sequence: MMPRTLVYSRRLSDAVFSCRASLSAYGAGSQRLVLLGLGMMLVVVFLFGLTVGPVSIAITDVWFSLRQALSMAPTGSANDWVVRELRLPRALLAMIVGAGLAVAGVITQGVFRNPLADPGLIGVSSGAALAAVAVIVLNQSLLSGWVSLTGPLALPLAAFMGGLGVTLVIYRLGTRGGQTQVGMLLLAGVAINVLAGAATGVLTYAANDQQLRDMTFWSMGSLASGRWQDVMALAGLIGVPLLLSLRYRRLLNALLMGEQVAIHLGFDVQRSKRWLLAFAALMVGAGVAVTGIIGFVGLVVPHLLRMVMGSDHRGLIPASALGGALLLLVADTLARTWMAPADLPVGLVMALLGGPIFLLLLVQQTGGQRR
- a CDS encoding TonB-dependent receptor plug domain-containing protein, which encodes MHFAWLAVGLLSVASLSAVTLAEERASAALAADDVFYLDALVVTASRTQRPLADTPFRTLLLDEATIQRLHSRDVRDALRVIPGIQLREIHGKTGEAVQVQGLDGERVLVLVDGMPVSATTGSTVDLSQLSSLDIDHIEMMPGAASALYGSAAMGGVINIITRNVEGMTRLRLAMDAGSYGEARELSDEWLPQRHYLAAADLALTDTRQLGFSADQRKSSDFDLYDGSWTSNGFDGTKTTLAASWRERWGSSEPGVAGGNAVLRVEQYREDLVGRRLTTSNKDGIKEEDLQRWRLAANIEQSLSVGQVSASMLYEQQRDDTAQLAVDDDIVAGNLWRSADYSQYKLMGQWQAPRMLLGRTALQLVTGLEGFGEQLEQQKKEMKLSCSGVGSNSTTTELGSGYCLVDTNEVPEEQRRSVEAFVQGTLARSIDNGVADKGAASGLQELELSPGIRWQNDSGFGPYLSPTLGSRQQWQLSMSGTDWKLQTRQSIGVGYRVPNLKNRYYIFDHSINGYKVLGNETLQPEHTRSVQVSAMITDGKRLHLELSAFHNQIKDLIEAVSTGETEQDGTVVIYRYSNIASAMTRGADVSAQWQISDALQQRLSYSLLDARDLEIGAALVNRSRHHIQGLWLWDVSADLGLTLISEYVGASYTEVADSSAGTANHMSPGYWQWDLKGDWRLSPTLRWYAGVNNLADSVRDPRDSYDRRPSTGRFPYLGVELTF
- a CDS encoding hemin ABC transporter substrate-binding protein; translation: MAKLRVLSGCVLPVVAGWLGCLLVVCSPPTWADDDNKHGAVDTPRRVVSIDGSITEIIYQLGAQDRLVAVDTTSRFPKAATELPDVGYMRQLSAEGILSMQPDLVLTTQAAGPEVVFTQLRQAGVRIVRVDNNYSLQGVLDKITSVAEALGKEAEGRALVQRIDSRSRELLQQIPVNDSPQEIPQVMFLLGAGGRGMMAAGENTQADAMLKLVGAANAMSYSGYKPVSAEGALQAAPEVVFVAQVGAAAVPTAVLQSLAMTPASQHDRIFSVDVSLMLGFGPRLPEAMQQLMALLYPRSGQFEIARKQHAVGM
- a CDS encoding FUSC family protein yields the protein MPTQPTPRDASFVRSLFALNPSSRPYRYGLLVGICMAFPAFVGTLMGNFQQGLMAVMGSAIILYLPTSGIAQRMLTLAACTCGFAFCFFLGLWGSVHPLVSAAVLAVTAFLVSLVAGYFRIAPPGNFFFIMLAAIATVVPHEPAAIPERIGLLVMGSMATCLFAFVYSLLFPAPVAAADLQPLSQNGIRTLVLHSALMGIFVGGGYWFAHEIGMHNPYWVPISCAAIMQGANLRMVWLRKIHRIAGTAVGMVLAFLLFKLIDGPWMLTAAIVILSFVIEMLIPRNYGYAVIFITPLTVIFAGVASHGLEMNELVFTRLLDISLGSVIGALGGVFAHWLVPRMTTVLKQRSARH